Proteins encoded together in one Macrobrachium rosenbergii isolate ZJJX-2024 chromosome 45, ASM4041242v1, whole genome shotgun sequence window:
- the LOC136829756 gene encoding leucine carboxyl methyltransferase 1, which produces MWANDEAVIATNDDASSCKRCAVALGYWPDRFISYFVRSTERKAPEINRGYFARTVAIKILVDKFVEVTGGNCQIVNIGAGFDTLYWRLNEEGKSVKGFVELDFPGVTSRKCHYIQRTKPLLQAVSDEDYDVKLNRNNLHGHTYKLTGVDLRNLTEVEAKIKESDLDYSIPTLFLAECVLVYMTMPKSSQLLKWIAEKFKSAFFVNYEMVNLDDRFGEVMLSNLRTRGCDLAGAEACHSTETQRKRFLDMGWAGADSCDMVGIWSRLPPEEVARVVQLELLDEQELLHQLFRHYAITTAWTDHRWSDIQL; this is translated from the exons ATGTGGGCCAACGACGAAGCTGTCATCGCCACGAACGATGACGCGAGCTCTTGCAAGAGGTGCGCCGTGGCTTTGGGCTACTGGCCCGACAGATTCATCTCGTACTTCGTCAGGTCGACAGAGCGCAAGGCACCCGAGATAAATCGAGGTTACTTCGCCAGGACGGTGGCGATCAAGATTCTCGTCGATAAATTCGTCGAG GTTACTGGTGGGAACTGTCAGATTGTCAATATTGGAGCAGGTTTTGACACCCTGTATTGGAGGCTGAATGAAGAAGGAAAGTCTGTAAAAGGCTTTGTAGAGTTGGACTTCCCAGGTGTGACTTCCAGAAAGTGTCATTACATTCAACGAACAAAGCCTCTCCTTCAGGCTGTAAGCGATGaag aTTATGATGTCAAATTGAATAGGAACAACCTTCATGGTCACACCTACAAGCTAACTGGAGTTGATTTGAGGAATCTGACCGAAGTGGAAGCAAAGATCAAGGAATCTGATCTGGATTATTCAATACCAACCCTGTTTTTGGCAGAATGTGTCTTGGTGTACATGACGATGCCCAAATCATCCCAGTTGCTCAAGTGGATAGCTGAGAAATTCAAATCTGCTTTCTTTGTCAACTATGAAATG GTAAATTTGGACGATAGATTTGGTGAAGTTATGCTAAGCAACCTGCGCACCAGGGGATGCGATTTGGCTGGTGCGGAAGCATGCCACAGTACAGAGACGCAGAGGAAGAG GTTTCTCGACATGGGATGGGCAGGGGCCGATTCCTGTGACATGGTCGGGATCTGGTCACGTCTGCCTCCCGAAGAGGTTGCCCGGGTCGTACAGCTGGAGCTTCTGGACGAGCAAGAACTTCTGCATCAGCTCTTCCGTCACTATGCGATCACCACTGCTTGGACTGACCACCGCTGGTCTGACATTCAGCTGTAA
- the LOC136829755 gene encoding beta,beta-carotene 15,15'-dioxygenase-like yields MATKGEHCIWLRNCEQETSEEIPGTVRGTIPQWLEGRLTRNGPGKLEVGDTQYRHLFDSLAMLHQFSISAGRVTYRSRFLDSDTYRKNTAANRIVVTEFGTAAYPDPCKTLYGRFKSMFTSPEKKISDNCLVSVCQVTDEMYAMTETSIVRKIDPKTLETVGKVKIHDYIALNLATAHPHIESDGTVYNMGSSFVSVKGPSYNIVEMPMGKIEGAKIVASVTPLRRTSPSYFHSFAITENYFVLVEQPLVFRFGKVLSGVFMNKAPADSLTWLPHEKTVFRVVKRSTGQLLPIHYTSDAFATFHHTNAYEEDGNLVMDLCGTEDGEIVKMLFIANLQKDTSDETRVIYGSTMRRYVMPLNGVDKAAVGENLVKIKDTTCKAIKQANGSVHCTTQIIHPDFLDMPRINYKKNGKKYRYTYAVGTKGNDLQFERILKLDVKTGKMTEFTENEFAVAEPVFVEAPDATEEDDGVVLSTLLSKSDPLYVALLVLDAKDMKEMARVEFRARGKVTSTFHGQYVGAQEGIHAF; encoded by the exons atggctactaaaggagAACACTGTATCTGGCTCAGGAACTGTGAGCAG GAAACATCTGAGGAAATCCCAGGGACGGTCAGGGGCACCATCCCACAATGGCTGGAAGGTAGGCTGACACGAAACGGCCCTGGGAAGCTGGAGGTCGGGGACACACAGTACCGTCACCTCTTCGACTCCCTAGCCATGCTGCACCAGTTCAGCATCTCCGCGGGACGAGTCACGTACAGATCGCGTTTCCTCGACAGCGACACGTACCGCAAGAACACGGCCGCCAATCGCATAGTGGTGACAGAGTTCGGCACGGCGGCCTACCCGGACCCCTGCAAGACGCTCTACGGGCGGTTCAAGAGCATGTTCACCTCTCCCGAGAAGAAGATCTCGGACAACTGCCTCGTCAGCGTGTGCCAGGTCACGGACGAGATGTACGCCATGACCGAGACGTCCATTGTCAGGAAAATCGATCCGAAGACGCTGGAGACAGTCGGGAAG GTGAAGATACATGACTACATAGCTCTAAACTTGGCCACAGCCCACCCTCACATCGAGTCAGATGGAACAGTCTACAACATGGGTTCTTCTTTCGTGAGCGTCAAGGGCCCCTCTTACAACATAGTTGAGATGCCCATGGGGAAAATTGAAGGTGCCAAAATAGTAGCCTCTGTGACGCCCCTGAGACGGACAAGTCCCTCTTACTTCCACAGCTTTGCCATCACAGAGAACTATTTCGTCCTGGTCGAGCAGCCGTTAGTGTTCAGATTTGGCAAAGTGCTGTCCGGTGTGTTCATGAACAAAGCGCCTGCAGATTCTCTCACGTGGCTCCCACACGAGAAGACTGTGTTCAGGGTGGTCAAGAGATCTACTGGGCAACTACTGCCTATCCACTACACCTCAGATGCATTTGCCACATTCCATCACACCAACGCCTATGAGGAAGATGGCAACCTTGTCATGGATCTGTGTGGAACAGAGGATGGAGAGATTGTGAAGATGTTATTTATTGCAAACTTGCAAAAAGATACATCGGATGAAACTAGAGTTATTTACGGTTCAACCATGCGTAGGTATGTCATGCCCTTAAATGGCGTCGACAAGGCTGCTGTTGGAGAGAACCTGGTCAAAATAAAGGACACCACTTGTAAGGCCATTAAACAGGCAAACGGTTCTGTCCACTGCACAACACAAATTATCCATCCAGATTTCTTGGATATGCCAAGGATTAACTACaagaagaatgggaaaaaataccGCTATACTTACGCTGTGGGCACCAAAGGCAACGACTTGCAGTTTGAGAGGATTCTAAAACTGGATGTCAAAACAGGCAAGATGACAGAGTTCACAGAAAATGAATTTGCTGTGGCTGAGCCTGTTTTTGTCGAAGCGCCTGATGCCACGGAAGAAGACGATGGAGTGGTCCTGTCTACCCTGCTCAGCAAATCGGACCCTCTCTACGTTGCCCTGCTGGTTTTGGATGCAAAAGACATGAAAGAAATGGCTAGGGTTGAGTTCAGGGCAAGGGGAAAAGTGACGTCGACTTTCCATGGGCAGTACGTAGGGGCCCAAGAGGGCATTCACGCATTTTAA